From Mycolicibacterium nivoides, a single genomic window includes:
- a CDS encoding substrate-binding domain-containing protein, with protein MRLGKALSGIAVGAALAVASSACSVPGDNAAQGANTVVDGPVKIGFSQATQQSPFYVALTDAAKAEAQAQGNEFFYADANGDVTKQNNDVQDLITRGINVLVINPVDPMGVTPSLTAAEAAGIKVVTVDRPVESGAAAFVGRDNKAMGQLVGKAAVETLGPSGGKIIQIQGDAGGAVARDRGEGFKTAVSAQPNIAVVDGPYADYTRSKAVTAMQDLLQAHPDLKAVYAQNDDMALGALQVLTENHRRDVKVFGVDGLMEAVRAIAAGDQYIATALNDPNAEGQLAVQTAVKAARGESVPEFVDAGTSLVNKSNAQALVGESTFAATK; from the coding sequence GTGAGACTCGGAAAAGCCCTGTCGGGAATCGCAGTCGGAGCCGCATTGGCAGTGGCGTCCTCTGCCTGCTCGGTACCCGGCGACAACGCTGCCCAAGGCGCGAACACCGTGGTCGACGGACCGGTGAAGATCGGGTTCAGCCAGGCAACCCAGCAGAGCCCGTTCTATGTCGCCCTCACCGACGCGGCCAAAGCCGAGGCTCAGGCGCAGGGCAACGAGTTCTTCTACGCCGATGCCAACGGCGATGTGACAAAACAGAACAACGACGTCCAGGACCTGATCACCCGTGGCATCAACGTGCTCGTGATCAACCCGGTCGATCCGATGGGCGTCACGCCGTCCCTGACGGCGGCCGAGGCGGCGGGCATCAAGGTCGTCACCGTCGACCGGCCTGTTGAATCGGGCGCGGCGGCGTTCGTCGGCCGCGACAACAAGGCCATGGGCCAGCTTGTCGGCAAGGCAGCCGTTGAGACGCTCGGCCCGTCCGGGGGCAAGATCATCCAGATCCAGGGCGATGCAGGGGGCGCAGTGGCGCGCGACCGCGGCGAAGGATTCAAGACGGCAGTATCGGCCCAGCCGAACATCGCCGTCGTCGATGGTCCGTACGCCGACTACACCAGGTCCAAAGCCGTCACCGCCATGCAGGACCTCCTGCAGGCCCACCCCGATCTCAAGGCGGTCTACGCCCAGAACGACGATATGGCGCTGGGCGCCTTGCAGGTACTCACCGAGAACCACCGCAGGGACGTCAAGGTTTTCGGAGTGGACGGCCTGATGGAAGCGGTGCGCGCTATCGCCGCCGGAGACCAGTACATCGCCACCGCGCTCAACGACCCCAACGCCGAGGGCCAGTTGGCCGTTCAGACCGCGGTCAAGGCGGCCCGGGGCGAGTCGGTTCCGGAGTTCGTCGACGCCGGAACAAGTTTGGTCAACAAGTCCAACGCGCAAGCGCTGGTCGGCGAATCAACTTTTGCCGCCACCAAATAG
- the ppc gene encoding phosphoenolpyruvate carboxylase, with translation MPETSDVALDPIGAVQRTPVGREATEPMREDIRLLGAILGDTVREQNGEEVFDLVERARVESFRVRRSEIDRAELAALFTGIDVHQAIPVIRAFTHFALLANVAEDIHRERRREVHEAAGEPPQDSSLAATYLKLDAADLDGAGVADALSGALVSPVITAHPTETRRRTVFDTQHRVTELMRLRLHGQTRTADGRDIETELRRHILTLWQTALVRLSRLKISDEIETGLRYYPAAFFEVIPQVNAEVRTALQTRWPGANLLEQPILRPGSWIGGDRDGNPNVDAGVVRQATGRAANVAFAHYFTEMTALEEELSMSARLVKVSDGLTSLAGACNEPARADEPYRRALRVIHARLTATGHEILDEQPEHELDLGLEPYRAPGEFLADLDTVDASLRVNGSAVLADDRLARLREAVRVFGFHLCGLDMRQNSEVHEQVVAELLAWAGVHPDYASLPEPQRVELLAREISTRRPLIGEGAELSELARKELDIVGAAARAVSVFGPQAVPNYIISMCQSVSDLLEAAILLKEAGLLDVSGAGHGAEVYAPVGIVPLFETIDDLQRGSSILQEALALPVYRSIVSARGQHQEVMLGYSDSNKDGGYLAANWALYRAELDLVEAARKTGIRLRLFHGRGGTVGRGGGPSYDAILAQPPGAVKGSLRITEQGEVIAAKYAEPRIAHRNLETLLAATLESTLLDVEGLGDEAEPAYQVLDELAALAQRSYAELVHETPGFVEYFKASTPVSEIGALNIGSRPSSRKPTTSISDLRAIPWVLAWSQSRVMLPGWYGTGTAFEQWIGDDESRVAVLQDLYERWPFFRTVLSNMAQVLSKSDMGLAARYSELVDDAELRARVFDKIVAEHDRTIAMYKLITGQDDLLADNPALARSVFNRFPYLEPLNHLQVELLRRYRAGDTDELVQRGILLTMSGLATALRNSG, from the coding sequence ATGCCTGAAACCAGCGATGTCGCGCTCGACCCGATCGGCGCGGTCCAGCGCACTCCGGTGGGCCGCGAGGCCACCGAGCCGATGCGCGAGGATATCCGGCTGCTCGGGGCGATCCTCGGCGATACCGTGCGCGAGCAGAACGGTGAGGAGGTCTTCGACCTGGTCGAGCGGGCGCGGGTGGAGTCCTTCCGGGTCCGCCGTTCGGAAATCGACCGGGCCGAGTTGGCCGCGTTGTTCACCGGCATCGACGTCCACCAGGCCATTCCTGTCATCCGCGCCTTCACCCACTTCGCGCTGCTGGCGAATGTCGCCGAGGATATTCACCGCGAGCGGCGCCGGGAGGTGCACGAGGCGGCCGGCGAGCCGCCGCAGGACAGCAGCCTGGCCGCGACGTATCTCAAGTTGGACGCGGCCGATCTGGACGGCGCCGGCGTCGCCGATGCACTGTCCGGAGCCCTGGTGTCACCCGTCATCACCGCTCATCCCACCGAGACCCGGCGCCGCACCGTCTTCGACACCCAGCATCGGGTGACCGAGTTGATGCGGTTGCGCCTGCACGGGCAGACCCGCACCGCCGATGGCCGCGACATCGAGACCGAGCTGCGCCGCCATATCCTCACGCTGTGGCAGACCGCCCTCGTACGGTTGTCCCGGCTGAAGATCTCCGACGAGATCGAAACCGGCCTGCGGTACTACCCGGCCGCGTTCTTCGAGGTCATTCCACAGGTCAACGCCGAAGTGCGGACCGCGTTGCAGACCCGCTGGCCCGGGGCGAACCTGTTGGAGCAGCCGATCCTGCGGCCGGGTAGCTGGATCGGCGGGGACCGCGACGGGAACCCCAACGTCGACGCAGGCGTGGTGCGGCAGGCCACCGGGCGAGCCGCCAACGTCGCCTTCGCGCACTACTTCACCGAGATGACCGCGCTGGAAGAAGAGCTGTCGATGTCTGCGCGGCTGGTCAAGGTCAGCGACGGGCTCACCTCGCTGGCCGGTGCCTGCAACGAGCCGGCGCGTGCCGACGAACCCTACCGGCGGGCCCTGCGGGTGATCCATGCCCGCCTCACGGCCACCGGGCACGAGATCCTCGACGAGCAACCCGAACACGAACTCGACCTGGGGCTCGAACCCTATCGCGCGCCGGGGGAGTTCCTGGCCGATCTCGACACGGTGGACGCCTCCTTACGTGTCAACGGCAGCGCGGTGCTGGCCGACGATCGGCTGGCTCGACTACGAGAAGCGGTGCGGGTCTTCGGTTTCCATCTGTGTGGCCTGGACATGAGGCAGAACTCCGAGGTGCACGAGCAGGTAGTCGCCGAGCTGCTGGCCTGGGCCGGCGTGCATCCTGACTACGCATCGCTGCCCGAACCGCAGCGGGTGGAACTGCTCGCCCGCGAGATCTCGACCCGTCGTCCGTTGATCGGCGAGGGTGCCGAGCTGTCGGAGTTGGCTCGCAAGGAACTCGACATCGTCGGTGCCGCAGCACGGGCGGTCAGCGTGTTCGGCCCGCAGGCCGTGCCCAACTACATCATCTCCATGTGCCAGTCGGTGTCCGACCTGCTCGAAGCCGCGATCCTGCTCAAAGAGGCCGGCCTGCTGGATGTTTCGGGTGCGGGTCACGGAGCGGAGGTGTACGCTCCGGTCGGGATCGTGCCGCTGTTCGAAACCATCGACGATCTACAGCGGGGGTCCTCGATCCTGCAGGAGGCGCTCGCGCTCCCGGTCTACCGCAGCATCGTCTCCGCACGCGGGCAGCATCAGGAAGTGATGCTCGGATATTCGGACTCCAACAAGGACGGCGGATACCTGGCGGCGAACTGGGCGTTGTACCGCGCCGAACTGGACCTCGTCGAAGCCGCGCGCAAGACCGGAATTCGGTTGCGCCTGTTCCACGGTCGGGGCGGCACCGTGGGCCGCGGTGGCGGACCCAGCTACGACGCGATCCTGGCGCAGCCGCCCGGGGCGGTGAAGGGGTCCTTGCGGATCACCGAGCAGGGTGAGGTGATCGCGGCGAAGTACGCGGAGCCGCGGATCGCGCACCGCAATTTGGAGACACTGTTGGCCGCGACGCTGGAATCCACCCTGCTCGACGTCGAGGGGTTGGGCGACGAAGCCGAGCCGGCCTATCAGGTGCTGGATGAACTGGCTGCCCTGGCGCAGCGGTCCTACGCCGAATTGGTCCACGAGACACCGGGATTCGTCGAGTACTTCAAGGCGTCGACACCGGTCAGCGAGATCGGTGCGCTCAACATCGGCAGTCGCCCCAGCTCACGCAAGCCGACCACGTCGATATCCGACCTGCGGGCCATCCCGTGGGTCCTGGCCTGGAGCCAATCCCGGGTGATGCTGCCCGGCTGGTACGGCACCGGCACCGCGTTCGAACAATGGATCGGCGACGACGAGTCCCGAGTGGCCGTGCTGCAGGACCTCTACGAGCGCTGGCCGTTCTTCCGCACCGTGCTGTCGAACATGGCGCAGGTGCTGTCCAAGTCGGATATGGGCCTGGCGGCACGGTATTCCGAGCTGGTCGACGACGCAGAACTGCGGGCCCGAGTATTCGACAAGATCGTCGCCGAACACGATCGCACCATCGCCATGTACAAACTGATCACCGGCCAGGATGACCTGTTGGCGGACAACCCGGCGTTGGCCCGCTCGGTGTTCAACCGGTTCCCGTACCTCGAACCGCTCAATCACCTTCAGGTCGAGCTACTGCGCCGGTACCGGGCGGGGGACACCGACGAACTGGTGCAGCGCGGAATCCTGCTCACCATGAGCGGACTTGCGACCGCCCTGCGCAACAGTGGCTGA
- a CDS encoding FAD-dependent monooxygenase, with amino-acid sequence MEIVIIGAGLGGLAAAVALQHHGHRPVVYDKTRELGEVGGPLGISPQTLRLLDQWNIVDAFNEISSATQYFENLDQQGRLERITDYAATPEAGSEHGRFGYADAEVSPRTVHRADLHSLLVSTVGSGQVRLRHELAGITERDDHVELIFTNGEVHRAGLVIAADGLRSRVRKMFSDDDIHYCGSVIFRAVSPAECLEAPNDRLRSWHSADYAKHVISMPVRAGRQVAVDATLGVDEPPLHLWSAEADLQALACQFDEFDPAVGRMLRAATSPVYMHPVYDRDPIDRWTSARVALLGDAAHPMTPFGGQGANQAIQDAAELATQISTARDGDFTQALQRYQRIRTEQTAEIQRAARGYADRRATVSLRLADILVG; translated from the coding sequence ATGGAAATCGTCATCATCGGTGCGGGCCTCGGCGGACTGGCCGCCGCTGTCGCCCTGCAACACCACGGCCATCGTCCCGTCGTGTACGACAAGACCCGCGAACTCGGCGAGGTCGGCGGCCCGCTCGGGATCTCACCGCAGACACTGCGACTGCTCGACCAGTGGAACATCGTCGATGCCTTCAACGAAATCTCCTCGGCCACCCAATACTTCGAGAACCTCGACCAGCAGGGGCGACTGGAGAGGATCACCGACTACGCCGCCACCCCGGAAGCCGGATCCGAACACGGCCGGTTCGGCTACGCCGACGCCGAGGTGTCCCCACGCACCGTGCACCGCGCGGATCTGCACAGCCTGTTGGTGTCGACCGTGGGATCCGGGCAGGTGCGACTGCGCCACGAGCTCGCCGGTATCACCGAGCGCGACGATCACGTCGAGCTCATCTTCACCAACGGTGAGGTACACCGGGCCGGTTTGGTGATCGCAGCCGACGGCCTGCGTTCGAGAGTGCGGAAGATGTTCAGCGACGACGACATTCACTACTGCGGCTCGGTGATCTTCCGGGCCGTGAGCCCCGCCGAATGCCTTGAGGCCCCCAACGACCGGCTCCGGTCGTGGCACTCCGCGGACTACGCCAAACACGTCATCTCCATGCCGGTGCGGGCCGGTAGACAGGTGGCCGTCGACGCCACCCTCGGGGTGGACGAGCCGCCGCTGCACCTGTGGTCGGCCGAGGCCGATCTGCAGGCGCTGGCCTGCCAGTTCGACGAGTTCGATCCCGCGGTCGGGCGGATGCTGCGCGCCGCGACGAGCCCCGTCTACATGCATCCGGTGTACGACCGAGATCCGATCGACCGGTGGACCAGTGCGCGGGTTGCGCTACTCGGGGACGCGGCCCACCCGATGACACCGTTCGGCGGCCAGGGCGCCAACCAGGCCATCCAGGACGCCGCGGAGCTGGCAACCCAGATCTCGACCGCCCGCGACGGTGACTTCACCCAGGCGCTGCAGCGTTACCAACGCATCAGAACGGAGCAGACGGCCGAGATCCAGCGTGCCGCACGAGGTTACGCCGACCGCAGGGCCACGGTGTCGCTCCGGCTGGCGGATATTCTGGTGGGCTAG
- a CDS encoding ABC transporter substrate-binding protein, with protein MAGNTIGTGAMMRDLTFGWPTHQLTDDPRLAYNSISKTYCRLIYESLLDIDPDTGNLLPWLATAWHYRDPLTLDLTIRPDRCFSDGTPLTPEAVVQSFSGIIALKQISPLPAAVAMLTGLGRVEAGADKVTFHFVRHNAAFLRSLASVSLAIRSSSGLGTGRWVQADDGVADATRRLAFLKADTGDLYAGPIDGCVVAELHNPGISYGLCPNASRSPLTDPRIRRALSLLIDRQALRPILDVDGYSVASSVLTPTTNCYRDCSADLAHDPATAHRLLTAADARRLSFEVVFNSTFSPVDAAILTAVAAQWRQHGIELILADVDFPELRSRQQSGDYDFRFFYFTGSDPDLLRYQFAVGQRNMNRRNEPDDLDTLLDAQLTCADPDARGALVHDIQRQILDSGLWLPLCNVRTVTSYRSGAFSGVYLDAEALARIP; from the coding sequence ATGGCGGGCAACACAATCGGTACGGGTGCGATGATGCGCGACCTCACCTTCGGCTGGCCGACTCATCAGCTCACCGACGATCCGCGACTGGCGTACAACAGTATCTCGAAGACGTACTGCCGGCTGATCTATGAGAGCCTGCTCGACATCGACCCGGACACCGGGAACCTGCTGCCGTGGCTGGCCACCGCGTGGCACTACCGCGACCCGCTCACCCTGGACCTGACCATCCGGCCCGACAGGTGTTTCTCCGATGGCACGCCGCTCACGCCCGAGGCGGTTGTGCAGAGCTTCTCCGGCATCATTGCCCTCAAACAGATTTCACCGCTGCCTGCCGCGGTCGCGATGCTCACCGGACTCGGCCGTGTCGAGGCCGGGGCCGACAAGGTGACGTTTCACTTCGTGCGACACAACGCGGCATTTCTCCGGTCGCTTGCCAGTGTGAGCCTCGCGATCAGGAGCTCATCGGGACTGGGCACCGGTCGGTGGGTGCAGGCCGACGACGGCGTCGCCGACGCAACTCGCCGGCTGGCATTCCTCAAGGCCGATACCGGTGACTTGTACGCCGGGCCGATCGACGGTTGCGTCGTCGCCGAACTCCACAACCCTGGCATCAGTTACGGCCTGTGCCCCAACGCATCCCGCAGCCCGCTGACCGATCCCAGAATCCGGCGTGCGCTGTCGCTGCTGATCGACCGTCAAGCGTTGCGGCCGATCCTGGATGTCGACGGGTACAGCGTCGCATCGTCGGTGCTCACGCCGACGACCAACTGCTACCGGGACTGCTCGGCCGACCTCGCCCACGATCCGGCGACCGCTCACCGGCTACTCACTGCCGCAGACGCTCGACGACTTTCGTTCGAGGTGGTGTTCAACAGCACGTTCTCCCCCGTCGACGCCGCAATCCTCACCGCCGTCGCGGCGCAGTGGCGGCAACACGGCATCGAGCTCATCCTCGCCGACGTCGACTTCCCCGAACTCCGAAGCCGCCAGCAGTCCGGCGACTACGACTTCCGGTTCTTCTACTTCACCGGCAGCGACCCCGATCTGTTGCGGTACCAATTCGCCGTCGGCCAGCGGAACATGAACCGCCGCAACGAACCCGATGATCTCGACACTCTGCTCGACGCTCAGCTCACCTGCGCGGACCCCGACGCTCGCGGCGCGCTGGTGCACGACATCCAGCGTCAGATCCTCGACAGCGGCCTGTGGCTGCCGCTATGCAATGTCCGCACCGTCACCAGCTATCGGTCCGGCGCGTTCTCCGGTGTCTACCTCGACGCCGAAGCCCTGGCCCGAATCCCCTGA
- a CDS encoding MFS transporter, translated as MKPSLYAVAASLYLTEYTLYSNSSSAVLLNSAIADHFEIPFSQAAYIGVAFLAGFCLALLPAGLLSHRYRPTAVFFAGSAALAVLGIAAGLSPEFWVLIALRFLQGIASAVLAPQIFRIIRAQFYPDHHSTVLGAWGLVVSASALCSPLITALLNDLWGWRSFPYETVVTTVVAMVLLALAPGTPATTDERTATDREAIPVVGLAVAQMAIFLAIGWSGALPTKVALLAVAMLLGIAVIVLRGRSQTRVLSRSLLVVFVAGIATNVFTLSVVYVLQQVRGLNSYGSVLFLLPMAFFAGLIPVLRFGRPGDNPKSTRLVCAGSAFLIVAGLTLPAQQLLISAALMGAAMGFLWSSLASNVLTNSTHIPFDSSLYHYLRALGAAIGVATGATMIDGLGTALFGGAAVVVTATGLIATLAAGSAWRATQSVRVR; from the coding sequence ATGAAGCCGTCCCTATACGCCGTTGCGGCGTCGCTCTACCTGACCGAATACACCCTCTACTCCAACTCGTCGTCGGCTGTGCTGTTGAACTCAGCGATCGCCGACCACTTCGAGATCCCGTTCTCACAGGCCGCGTACATCGGTGTGGCGTTCCTGGCCGGATTCTGTCTGGCGTTGCTGCCCGCGGGCCTGCTGTCGCACCGCTACCGGCCCACTGCCGTGTTCTTCGCCGGTTCGGCGGCGCTGGCCGTACTCGGGATCGCCGCCGGCCTCAGTCCCGAGTTCTGGGTCCTCATCGCATTGCGGTTCCTGCAGGGCATCGCCTCGGCCGTGCTCGCACCCCAGATCTTCCGGATCATTCGGGCTCAGTTCTATCCGGACCATCATTCGACCGTCCTCGGCGCGTGGGGCCTGGTGGTGTCGGCATCAGCACTGTGCTCGCCGTTGATCACCGCCCTGCTCAACGATCTGTGGGGCTGGCGCTCGTTTCCGTACGAGACCGTGGTGACCACGGTCGTGGCGATGGTGCTGCTGGCCCTGGCACCGGGGACCCCGGCTACCACCGACGAACGCACCGCGACCGACCGGGAGGCGATCCCGGTCGTGGGCCTCGCCGTGGCGCAGATGGCGATCTTCCTGGCGATCGGCTGGTCCGGCGCACTGCCTACCAAGGTCGCCCTGCTCGCGGTCGCGATGCTGCTCGGGATTGCCGTGATCGTCCTGCGCGGCCGGTCACAGACGCGCGTCCTGTCGAGAAGCCTGCTGGTGGTGTTCGTAGCCGGCATCGCGACGAACGTGTTCACGCTGTCGGTCGTGTACGTCCTGCAACAGGTGCGAGGGCTGAATTCCTATGGCTCGGTGCTGTTCCTGTTGCCGATGGCGTTCTTCGCCGGGCTGATCCCGGTGCTGAGGTTCGGCAGGCCCGGGGACAATCCGAAGAGCACCCGTCTCGTGTGTGCCGGCTCGGCATTCCTGATCGTGGCCGGCCTGACCCTGCCCGCGCAGCAGCTACTGATCAGTGCGGCGCTGATGGGCGCTGCGATGGGATTCCTGTGGAGTTCGTTGGCCAGTAACGTGCTGACCAATTCGACGCACATCCCGTTCGATTCGAGCCTGTACCACTACCTTCGGGCGTTGGGCGCCGCGATCGGGGTGGCAACGGGAGCGACGATGATCGACGGCCTGGGCACCGCACTGTTCGGCGGGGCGGCCGTGGTGGTGACGGCGACCGGATTGATTGCGACGCTGGCTGCCGGTTCGGCATGGCGGGCAACACAATCGGTACGGGTGCGATGA